The following coding sequences lie in one Metallumcola ferriviriculae genomic window:
- a CDS encoding amidohydrolase, whose protein sequence is MIGIAANIFTGEDFIEDGVVLIQDGKILEVGRNVRVPQAFQFIDARRKMLTPGFIDAHTHLGIMQEGINWQEADTNEVTEPVTAQVRVIDAINPADRGFRDAVASGITTVQVLPGSSNVICGVGSVVKTVGVTVEDMLLRQSSGLKVALGENPKREHGGRKKMPSTRMGTAALLRQYLQKARDYMRLKEKGEVKETDIQLEEISKALTGELPLRVHAHRADDIITALRIAAEFQVNVTIEHCTEGHKIVPQLKRAAISAAVGPTLSSRSKYELADLGWHTVKALADAAVPISLITDHPVVPIGYLPVCGALAVREGVSYKNALKALTSNAAAHLGVSHRIGSVKPGMDADLVIWGGVDPFHYTTRVDEVYVGGKRILPACE, encoded by the coding sequence ATGATTGGAATAGCGGCTAATATTTTCACAGGTGAAGATTTTATAGAAGATGGCGTGGTGTTGATTCAGGACGGAAAGATTTTAGAGGTGGGCAGAAATGTCAGGGTTCCTCAAGCCTTTCAATTTATTGATGCTCGGCGGAAGATGCTAACCCCGGGGTTTATTGATGCACACACTCATTTGGGGATAATGCAGGAAGGAATTAACTGGCAGGAAGCGGACACTAATGAAGTTACCGAGCCTGTCACTGCTCAAGTAAGGGTAATAGATGCCATTAACCCTGCCGACCGCGGGTTTCGTGATGCCGTTGCTTCCGGCATTACTACAGTACAGGTATTGCCGGGCAGTAGTAATGTCATTTGCGGTGTGGGGTCGGTGGTCAAAACTGTGGGTGTAACGGTGGAAGATATGCTATTGCGTCAAAGTTCCGGATTGAAGGTTGCATTAGGTGAAAATCCTAAAAGAGAGCACGGTGGCAGGAAAAAGATGCCTTCCACCAGGATGGGTACTGCCGCGTTACTAAGGCAGTATCTGCAAAAGGCCCGGGACTATATGCGGTTGAAGGAGAAAGGTGAAGTTAAGGAGACCGATATACAACTGGAGGAAATCAGCAAGGCATTGACGGGGGAATTGCCATTAAGAGTTCATGCACATAGGGCGGACGACATTATTACCGCTTTGAGAATTGCCGCTGAGTTTCAGGTGAATGTCACCATTGAGCACTGTACTGAGGGACATAAGATAGTACCCCAGCTGAAACGGGCGGCAATTTCAGCGGCGGTGGGTCCTACTTTAAGCAGCCGTTCCAAATACGAATTGGCGGATTTGGGCTGGCATACTGTCAAAGCGTTGGCGGATGCCGCGGTACCTATTTCCCTTATTACCGACCATCCGGTAGTACCTATTGGTTACTTACCGGTCTGTGGTGCTTTGGCAGTGCGGGAGGGGGTAAGCTACAAAAATGCTCTAAAGGCATTAACTAGCAATGCCGCCGCCCATTTGGGCGTCTCCCACCGGATAGGTTCAGTCAAACCCGGCATGGACGCTGACTTAGTAATTTGGGGTGGGGTGGATCCTTTTCATTATACTACCAGGGTAGACGAAGTTTATGTTGGGGGAAAAAGGATACTGCCTGCATGTGAATAA
- a CDS encoding acyl-CoA carboxylase subunit beta, giving the protein MKDEKKLQQLADEIKVGGKEKYHQANKQKGKLFARKRLELLLDPGEQAEDAFWANCQAGDLPADGVVTGIGKVHGQTVCFMANDSTIKAGSWGWRTVEKIIRIQETAMNLKVPMLYLVDSAGARITDQLEMFPGRRGAGKIFHNEVKMSGMVPQLCLLFGPSAAGGAYIPAFCDFVIMVEGNASMYLGSPRMAEMVIGERVTLEQMGGAKMHCSVSGCGDMLVKSEEEAIQAARKYLSYFPKNYLHQPKLEEEKPPVPGAKDLESIIPDKESLAFDMYEVISGLIDKDSFFEVKKLFAPELITGFARMGGRVVGILANQPKVKGGVLFVDSADKAAKFMDLCDAFNIPLLFLMDVPGFMVGTQVERMGIIRHGAKMLSAMSRATVPKISVVLRKAYGAGLYAMCGPAFEPDCVLALPTAMIAVMGPQAAVNAVYQKKIEALSPEEQPAFIEQKREEYKADIDIYRLAAEMVVDHVIAPSQLRRELITRYNMYKDKQKTFAERKHGVTPV; this is encoded by the coding sequence ATGAAAGATGAAAAGAAACTGCAGCAATTGGCAGATGAAATCAAAGTCGGTGGGAAGGAAAAATACCATCAGGCTAACAAGCAGAAAGGAAAATTGTTTGCACGAAAGAGGTTGGAATTGTTACTGGACCCAGGGGAACAGGCAGAAGACGCCTTTTGGGCTAATTGTCAGGCAGGGGATTTACCTGCTGACGGAGTGGTGACCGGGATTGGTAAGGTGCATGGACAGACGGTATGTTTTATGGCAAATGACTCAACAATCAAAGCGGGGTCCTGGGGTTGGCGAACCGTAGAAAAGATTATTCGCATTCAGGAAACAGCCATGAATTTAAAGGTGCCCATGCTTTATCTGGTGGATTCCGCTGGCGCGAGAATTACTGACCAGTTAGAAATGTTTCCCGGACGTAGAGGTGCCGGCAAGATTTTTCACAACGAGGTAAAAATGTCTGGTATGGTGCCACAGCTTTGTCTTTTGTTCGGTCCATCCGCAGCAGGCGGTGCCTATATACCTGCTTTTTGTGATTTTGTCATCATGGTGGAAGGAAACGCATCTATGTACTTAGGGTCGCCCCGTATGGCCGAAATGGTGATTGGTGAAAGGGTAACCCTTGAACAAATGGGTGGCGCAAAGATGCACTGTTCTGTCAGTGGTTGTGGTGATATGTTGGTGAAGAGCGAAGAAGAGGCCATTCAAGCAGCAAGAAAGTATCTTTCTTATTTCCCCAAAAATTACCTGCACCAGCCCAAGCTTGAGGAGGAGAAACCGCCCGTTCCTGGAGCAAAAGACTTGGAAAGTATAATTCCTGACAAAGAAAGTCTTGCTTTTGATATGTATGAAGTTATTAGCGGTCTAATAGATAAGGACAGTTTTTTTGAAGTTAAAAAACTTTTCGCCCCGGAGCTGATTACCGGATTTGCTCGCATGGGGGGGCGCGTTGTGGGTATATTGGCAAACCAGCCCAAGGTAAAGGGTGGGGTGTTGTTTGTTGATTCTGCCGATAAAGCTGCAAAATTTATGGACTTATGTGACGCATTCAATATTCCGCTTTTATTCTTAATGGATGTGCCTGGGTTTATGGTAGGTACCCAAGTGGAAAGGATGGGTATTATTCGTCACGGTGCCAAAATGCTTTCGGCAATGTCTCGCGCCACGGTCCCGAAGATTTCAGTGGTGCTGCGTAAAGCATATGGAGCAGGGTTATATGCTATGTGCGGTCCGGCTTTTGAACCTGACTGCGTTCTAGCTCTGCCTACAGCCATGATCGCGGTAATGGGTCCACAAGCAGCGGTAAATGCGGTCTATCAGAAAAAGATAGAGGCACTTTCCCCGGAAGAACAGCCGGCATTCATTGAACAAAAGCGTGAAGAATATAAGGCGGATATTGATATTTATCGATTGGCCGCAGAAATGGTAGTAGACCATGTGATTGCGCCTTCACAGCTGCGGAGGGAGCTAATTACCCGTTATAACATGTACAAAGATAAACAAAAGACTTTTGCTGAAAGAAAACACGGGGTTACCCCGGTTTAA
- a CDS encoding enoyl-CoA hydratase-related protein codes for MDYETLSVSRHGHAALIEFNRPEALNALSTQMAKELVMLLEELSLTTDVWAVALTASGDRAFCVGADLKERKSMNTEEMRRQRELFVKAFQAVATFPKPIIAAVNGYAMGGGFEFALCCDFIICSDNAKFALPEVGLAIIPGGGGTQNLPRVIGKNKAKELIFTGRRIDAGEAERLGIVNHVTSLSELTDKALALLDEITKNGPVALKQAKKSVNLGVEMDLNTAFQLEAECYQMCLTTQDRDEGLKAFNEKRKPVYKGY; via the coding sequence ATGGATTATGAAACTCTGTCAGTTTCGCGGCATGGTCATGCAGCTTTAATAGAATTTAACAGGCCTGAGGCCTTAAATGCACTCAGTACCCAGATGGCCAAAGAGCTGGTGATGTTGTTAGAGGAATTATCACTGACAACGGATGTATGGGCAGTAGCCCTAACTGCGTCCGGTGATAGGGCTTTTTGTGTTGGCGCAGATCTTAAGGAAAGGAAGAGCATGAATACTGAAGAAATGCGGCGGCAGCGGGAACTGTTTGTGAAGGCGTTTCAGGCAGTGGCCACTTTTCCAAAGCCAATTATTGCGGCAGTAAATGGATACGCCATGGGCGGGGGTTTTGAGTTCGCTTTGTGTTGTGATTTTATAATTTGTTCGGACAATGCCAAATTCGCCTTGCCGGAAGTAGGCTTGGCCATCATTCCCGGCGGTGGAGGTACACAAAATTTGCCTCGGGTGATCGGCAAGAATAAAGCTAAAGAATTAATTTTTACCGGTCGCCGCATTGATGCTGGGGAGGCGGAAAGATTAGGGATTGTCAATCATGTCACTTCTTTATCTGAGCTGACGGACAAAGCACTGGCCCTGCTTGATGAAATAACCAAGAACGGACCGGTAGCATTAAAACAGGCCAAGAAGTCTGTAAATTTGGGTGTAGAGATGGATCTGAATACGGCCTTTCAATTAGAGGCAGAGTGCTATCAGATGTGCTTGACTACCCAGGACAGGGATGAAGGTCTAAAGGCGTTTAATGAAAAAAGAAAGCCGGTTTATAAAGGGTACTAA
- a CDS encoding pyruvate carboxyltransferase — translation MEGKFNLNYPKQVTLGDITIRDGFQHEEKFISTAAKVRYVEELILAGVKRIEISNFGNPTRMPQFKDADEVFKGIRQSKTLARAGVNWDEIELTAVTIRERAVDRAIEAKKEGYGPDRILMMVSTDEEHHFANSGTTLPDYWREAERCIKKAADVGIKMNGTVSTIWGSPISGPTELKEAVKFSQRWLDIGAVDIEHADHDGSAPPDQVYRYFAMVMDAMPNPDLHVAHFHVTRGWGLANVLAALQAGINIFEGTIGGLGGQPANFLDDTPVPGTGSYYYKDANVVGLVSMEDMVVMLDEMGIDTGINVDRILDLGTMMEKTIGRRLRSEAILNGRIPKASRPEYKREGLEQLKEKFGEKSGQKFP, via the coding sequence ATGGAGGGAAAGTTTAATTTGAATTATCCCAAGCAGGTAACGTTGGGCGACATTACTATTAGAGATGGGTTTCAGCATGAAGAAAAGTTTATTTCTACCGCTGCGAAAGTTCGCTATGTTGAAGAATTAATCCTAGCGGGAGTTAAAAGAATTGAAATTAGCAATTTCGGCAATCCGACACGTATGCCTCAATTTAAAGATGCTGACGAAGTATTCAAGGGTATCCGTCAGAGCAAGACACTAGCAAGAGCAGGCGTGAATTGGGATGAAATAGAGCTTACTGCAGTTACCATTCGCGAACGTGCTGTGGATCGAGCAATAGAGGCAAAGAAAGAGGGTTATGGGCCTGACCGTATTTTAATGATGGTTTCCACAGATGAAGAGCATCATTTTGCCAATTCGGGTACAACTTTGCCCGATTATTGGCGAGAAGCGGAGCGCTGTATAAAAAAGGCGGCGGATGTGGGCATCAAAATGAACGGGACAGTCAGTACCATCTGGGGCAGTCCTATCAGCGGGCCTACGGAATTGAAGGAAGCGGTAAAATTTTCTCAACGATGGTTGGATATCGGTGCAGTAGATATTGAGCATGCTGACCATGACGGGTCTGCCCCGCCGGACCAGGTCTACCGCTACTTCGCCATGGTAATGGATGCTATGCCAAATCCAGATTTGCATGTAGCGCATTTCCATGTCACCCGAGGTTGGGGATTGGCCAATGTATTGGCGGCCCTTCAAGCAGGAATAAATATTTTTGAAGGGACCATTGGCGGACTAGGCGGTCAACCAGCAAATTTCTTGGATGATACACCGGTTCCTGGTACAGGGTCATATTACTATAAAGATGCTAATGTCGTGGGGTTAGTTTCAATGGAGGATATGGTTGTAATGTTGGATGAGATGGGCATTGATACTGGCATAAATGTTGACCGCATTTTGGATCTGGGTACGATGATGGAAAAAACTATCGGTCGCAGACTTCGCTCTGAAGCCATACTTAATGGCCGCATCCCGAAGGCATCGCGTCCGGAATATAAGCGTGAGGGTTTAGAGCAGTTAAAAGAAAAATTCGGTGAAAAAAGCGGGCAAAAATTTCCTTAG
- a CDS encoding hydroxymethylglutaryl-CoA lyase: protein MNLPSKVMVREVGPRDGLQLEQKILSTEDKIYFLSQLSNAGLKAVEATSFVNPRAVPQHHDAEAVVRGAKLADDKVRISALIANLTGLERALAADVREVNVAVSASELHNLKNVNMTVEQSLGQLRAICRHAENKISIRASISMVFGCPYQGETELSMIMRILEEYLTNGITDIALCDTAGFANPRQVFNLVEKLRAHYPLARFALHMHDTRGMGLTNIFAGLQAGIDSFESSLGGLGGCPFIPGASGNVPTEDMVFMFDEMGISTGINFGNLVLLGRWLEGKLAKRLPGRMLHENVCRFREE, encoded by the coding sequence GTGAATTTACCGTCAAAAGTAATGGTGAGGGAAGTTGGGCCCAGGGACGGGCTTCAGCTAGAGCAGAAAATACTATCCACCGAAGATAAGATATATTTTTTAAGCCAGTTGAGCAACGCAGGGTTGAAGGCGGTAGAAGCTACCTCATTTGTAAACCCTCGTGCTGTCCCCCAACATCATGATGCGGAAGCCGTGGTACGGGGCGCCAAACTAGCGGACGATAAGGTAAGAATCAGTGCCCTGATTGCTAATCTAACAGGGTTAGAGCGAGCTCTGGCTGCCGATGTAAGGGAAGTTAATGTTGCTGTCTCTGCCAGTGAACTCCATAATTTAAAGAATGTGAATATGACTGTGGAACAGTCGCTGGGACAGTTGCGTGCTATTTGCCGCCATGCTGAAAATAAAATTTCCATACGAGCCTCAATTTCTATGGTTTTCGGATGCCCCTATCAAGGGGAAACTGAGCTGTCAATGATCATGCGGATTTTGGAAGAATATTTGACCAATGGCATTACGGATATTGCTCTTTGTGATACTGCCGGTTTTGCCAATCCGCGGCAGGTGTTTAATTTGGTGGAGAAGTTAAGAGCCCATTATCCTTTGGCACGGTTTGCCCTGCATATGCATGACACCAGGGGGATGGGGTTGACTAATATTTTCGCGGGTTTACAGGCAGGTATTGACAGTTTCGAAAGTTCGCTGGGGGGCCTTGGTGGATGCCCGTTTATACCAGGTGCCAGTGGTAATGTACCTACTGAAGACATGGTATTTATGTTTGATGAAATGGGTATTAGTACAGGTATTAATTTTGGTAACTTGGTGTTGCTGGGGCGATGGTTAGAGGGAAAATTGGCTAAAAGACTGCCAGGGCGGATGCTTCATGAAAACGTCTGCAGGTTCCGGGAGGAATAA
- a CDS encoding acyl-CoA dehydrogenase family protein has product MGYSLNDQQLMLSKSVRRLAEKHVSPRAEQLDRSDEYPWDLWREFAANDLVGVSIPEIHGGKGQGVLELCLVVEELSRVSAATGLMVSCQELALTPLLLAGSAEQKKNFLVAGARGEVLASFALTEPDAGSDVSATGTRAVRRGEEYIINGSKCFITNGGLAEYYIVFAATDKEQGIRGLSAFVVEKDRPGLSIGKVEDKMGVRGTRTTELIFEDCKVPRANLIGSEGDGFKLAMLSLDRVRPAIGAQALGIARGALEYALNYCKQRRQFSRPIVTLQGLQFMLSEMFTKVEASRHLVYSAASLVDEEFPGLNGANKEISRLSAMAKMYASDTAMAVTTDAVQLLGGYGYMREFPVERMMRDAKIIQIYGGTNQIQRVVISRSLLG; this is encoded by the coding sequence ATGGGATATAGTCTTAACGACCAACAATTGATGCTCAGTAAGAGCGTTCGCCGGTTAGCAGAGAAACATGTCTCGCCAAGGGCCGAGCAGCTTGACCGTTCCGATGAATACCCATGGGATTTGTGGCGGGAATTTGCCGCTAATGATTTGGTGGGAGTTTCAATACCAGAGATTCACGGGGGCAAGGGTCAGGGTGTGTTGGAGCTGTGTCTGGTAGTGGAGGAGCTTTCACGGGTTTCTGCGGCAACAGGCTTGATGGTGAGCTGCCAAGAGTTGGCCTTAACACCGCTGCTGCTTGCCGGCAGCGCGGAACAAAAGAAAAACTTTCTTGTGGCAGGTGCCCGGGGTGAGGTGCTGGCATCATTTGCCCTTACTGAACCCGATGCTGGGTCCGATGTATCGGCCACAGGTACCAGGGCGGTACGCAGAGGTGAAGAGTACATCATCAACGGCAGCAAATGCTTCATCACCAATGGTGGTTTGGCCGAGTATTATATAGTCTTTGCTGCCACTGATAAGGAACAAGGCATTCGCGGCCTTAGTGCTTTTGTGGTGGAAAAGGATAGACCGGGTTTAAGCATAGGTAAAGTTGAGGATAAGATGGGCGTACGAGGAACCCGCACCACAGAACTGATATTTGAAGACTGTAAAGTGCCGCGGGCGAATCTGATAGGGTCAGAAGGGGATGGATTCAAGCTGGCTATGTTGTCCTTAGATCGGGTAAGACCGGCAATCGGCGCCCAAGCGCTGGGTATTGCTCGGGGTGCGCTGGAATATGCGCTCAATTACTGTAAGCAGCGGCGTCAATTCAGCAGGCCGATAGTTACCTTGCAGGGGCTGCAGTTTATGCTTTCGGAAATGTTTACCAAGGTAGAGGCCTCGCGGCATTTGGTATATTCCGCCGCCTCATTGGTGGATGAAGAATTTCCCGGTTTAAATGGTGCCAATAAGGAAATATCTCGTTTATCTGCCATGGCTAAAATGTACGCCAGTGATACAGCTATGGCGGTGACAACCGATGCAGTGCAGCTGTTAGGCGGCTACGGCTACATGCGGGAATTTCCCGTGGAACGAATGATGCGCGATGCCAAAATCATTCAGATTTATGGTGGTACGAATCAAATTCAGCGGGTGGTAATTTCCCGTTCCCTACTGGGATAG
- a CDS encoding acyl-CoA dehydrogenase family protein, which produces MDFGFTAEQEAFARSVEKFARDKVAPGAEERDETGEWDWELWRELSEMGLCGLPIPEEYGGSGADAVTCLLAYEAFNRGALDPGIFLSLGAHLFICTVPIWLHGNEEQKKKYLPKLASGEWIGALGLTEPNAGSDAAGVQTTAKRDGEHYILNGTKMFITNGPVADVVLVMATVDKSKGAKGVTAFLVEKDTPGFSVSRKLNKMGHRSSPTAELVFEDCRVPAENLLGEEGKGFKATVDALVWERGVFLAAESTGMMAAMLDLTVDYAKQRQQFGQPIIEFQMIRERIADMKVMLDAARLLSYRAAWMKDVGLDGKFEAAVAKTFYAENVVRMADKAVQIFGGYGYMKEYPIERLFRDARLMPIGGGTTDVQKMIISSGLNRDYEKVNELTMRADR; this is translated from the coding sequence ATGGATTTCGGTTTTACGGCGGAACAAGAAGCTTTTGCACGCAGTGTAGAAAAGTTTGCCCGGGATAAGGTGGCTCCTGGTGCTGAAGAACGTGATGAAACGGGAGAATGGGATTGGGAATTGTGGCGTGAACTAAGTGAAATGGGCTTATGTGGTCTGCCTATCCCGGAAGAATACGGTGGGAGTGGTGCGGATGCAGTCACCTGTTTGCTGGCATATGAAGCGTTTAATCGGGGCGCATTAGACCCTGGAATTTTCTTGTCGTTGGGGGCGCACCTTTTTATTTGTACGGTACCAATCTGGCTTCACGGCAACGAGGAACAAAAGAAAAAATATTTACCCAAATTAGCCAGCGGTGAATGGATTGGTGCTTTGGGGTTGACAGAGCCTAATGCCGGTTCCGATGCGGCAGGTGTTCAGACCACCGCTAAGCGTGACGGAGAACATTACATTTTAAATGGTACAAAAATGTTTATTACTAACGGTCCGGTGGCGGATGTGGTTTTGGTTATGGCGACTGTTGATAAAAGCAAGGGCGCTAAGGGCGTAACTGCGTTTCTAGTGGAGAAAGATACTCCCGGTTTTTCTGTCAGTCGAAAACTAAATAAGATGGGCCATCGTTCATCGCCTACTGCAGAACTGGTATTTGAGGATTGCCGTGTTCCGGCGGAAAATTTATTAGGAGAAGAAGGAAAGGGTTTTAAGGCAACCGTTGATGCTTTGGTCTGGGAACGTGGTGTTTTCCTTGCTGCTGAGAGTACCGGCATGATGGCGGCAATGTTGGACCTGACTGTAGATTATGCAAAGCAGCGGCAGCAGTTTGGCCAGCCAATTATCGAATTTCAGATGATTCGGGAACGGATTGCTGATATGAAAGTGATGCTAGATGCAGCAAGATTGTTAAGCTATCGAGCTGCATGGATGAAAGATGTAGGTCTGGATGGGAAGTTTGAAGCTGCCGTGGCTAAGACCTTTTATGCTGAAAATGTTGTGCGGATGGCGGATAAGGCGGTGCAAATTTTCGGTGGTTATGGGTACATGAAAGAATATCCTATTGAACGCCTTTTCCGTGATGCCCGGCTGATGCCAATTGGCGGCGGCACCACCGACGTACAAAAAATGATCATCTCCTCAGGTTTGAATAGGGATTATGAGAAAGTTAACGAGTTGACCATGAGAGCTGACCGATAA
- a CDS encoding two-component system sensor histidine kinase NtrB — translation MHQPKRDYIDSIFESIPTGVITTDLNGTVININAAAARLLGILVSEVKGISFLELFSRDSKTALKDGMKYVTNTGKPFRGQEQVVGKRDRATVIVPVIGLAKDKEGQKQGFVIVVEDLYQQRLIHEHLQRADKQAALGEMAVGIAHELRNPLGTIHGYASLLLTEMADDDGRGRYLQVIKSEVERLSKLTESLLDYSRPTGGDFTDLDINQVLEKTLLLFQMETSIHEVAVLKLFDNSVPLIVGDEQRLQQAFLNLLFNSLQAICSSEGEIHVETGYESEGDWVTVSIKDNGGGIAEDISDKVFNPFFTTKDTGTGLGLAITHRIISDHSGLIKVSSELNKGTVFVLKFPSKERMVLLG, via the coding sequence ATGCATCAGCCGAAAAGAGATTACATTGACAGTATATTTGAAAGTATTCCTACTGGAGTAATTACTACGGATTTAAACGGAACAGTGATCAATATAAACGCGGCTGCAGCGAGACTCCTAGGCATCCTGGTATCGGAGGTTAAGGGGATAAGCTTTTTAGAGCTTTTCTCCCGGGATTCTAAGACCGCTTTGAAAGACGGCATGAAATATGTGACTAACACCGGCAAACCTTTCCGCGGTCAGGAGCAGGTTGTGGGTAAACGGGACAGGGCCACAGTAATAGTTCCTGTAATCGGCTTGGCAAAGGATAAAGAGGGGCAAAAGCAGGGTTTTGTGATTGTAGTAGAAGACCTTTATCAACAGCGATTAATTCACGAACATCTGCAGCGTGCGGATAAACAGGCTGCACTAGGGGAAATGGCAGTGGGGATCGCCCATGAATTGAGAAATCCTCTAGGAACAATTCATGGCTATGCATCGCTGCTGTTGACCGAAATGGCTGATGATGATGGAAGGGGCAGGTATCTTCAAGTAATCAAAAGTGAAGTAGAACGATTAAGTAAATTGACAGAAAGTTTGCTGGATTATTCCCGCCCTACTGGGGGCGACTTTACGGATCTGGATATTAATCAGGTGTTGGAAAAGACATTGCTGCTGTTTCAAATGGAAACTTCGATCCATGAGGTGGCGGTACTAAAGCTTTTCGATAATAGTGTGCCTTTGATTGTGGGCGATGAACAGCGCCTGCAGCAGGCCTTTCTCAACTTATTATTTAATTCGCTGCAGGCCATTTGCTCATCTGAAGGAGAGATTCATGTGGAAACCGGTTATGAAAGCGAAGGGGATTGGGTCACGGTGAGTATTAAAGATAATGGTGGAGGAATTGCAGAAGACATAAGCGATAAAGTATTCAATCCTTTCTTTACCACCAAGGATACCGGCACAGGACTGGGGCTGGCAATAACTCATCGTATTATTTCCGACCATTCAGGATTGATAAAAGTGTCTAGTGAACTGAATAAAGGCACTGTTTTTGTACTGAAATTCCCTTCCAAGGAAAGGATGGTTCTTCTTGGCTGA
- a CDS encoding sigma-54-dependent transcriptional regulator yields the protein MAEAKPIILVADDEENMRNLLQEVLQRWGYKVVTAASGPEALDQVSSHSITLAILDLKMPKISGMDVLVRMKEHYPEVPVVILTAYATVRDAVQAIKQGAFDYLTKPFQLEELQLTVEKAFRLGKIARENQMLKQQLKYNTEFQEFIGCSPKVQVTLHRAAKVAPTDYTVMLSGESGTGKSLLARLIHKASNRAKQPFVTVNCAAMPENLLESELFGHEKGAFTGAVKMRMGKFEQAHGGTLFLDEVSTMSQPMQAKLLFAIQEKKFERVGGHETINADVRIVAASNRDLKTMVNTGEFREDLYFRLNVVPIEMVPLRQRREDIPLLVDFILNSVAIDSEWRVAEEAMGLLMSHNWPGNVRELENVLKQALALGEAPEIKSMDLPPALTAKQDQALDFKQGDSLGEILNRAERQVIIDTLARCQWKRSLTAQKLRISRRSLYNKLEKLKISPDREKERRLSSRSTVN from the coding sequence TTGGCTGAGGCGAAACCAATAATTTTGGTTGCTGATGATGAGGAAAATATGCGCAACTTACTGCAGGAGGTGCTGCAGCGTTGGGGATATAAAGTGGTGACGGCAGCATCAGGTCCAGAGGCTTTGGACCAGGTGAGTTCCCACTCCATTACTCTTGCCATTCTAGACCTAAAGATGCCTAAAATTTCCGGTATGGATGTATTGGTACGCATGAAGGAACATTACCCCGAGGTGCCGGTAGTGATACTGACGGCATATGCCACGGTGCGCGATGCGGTACAGGCCATCAAACAGGGCGCTTTTGATTATTTAACTAAGCCTTTTCAGTTGGAAGAACTGCAGTTAACAGTGGAAAAGGCCTTTCGCCTGGGCAAAATTGCCCGGGAAAACCAGATGCTAAAGCAACAGCTGAAATATAACACTGAATTTCAGGAGTTTATTGGCTGTAGTCCAAAAGTCCAGGTAACTCTGCACCGGGCTGCCAAAGTGGCGCCTACTGATTACACAGTGATGTTATCCGGGGAGAGTGGTACAGGAAAAAGCTTATTGGCACGACTGATTCATAAGGCCAGCAACCGTGCTAAGCAGCCATTTGTTACTGTTAATTGTGCAGCAATGCCAGAAAACCTGTTGGAAAGTGAACTATTCGGGCACGAAAAGGGTGCGTTTACCGGTGCGGTTAAAATGCGAATGGGCAAATTTGAGCAGGCCCATGGCGGTACTTTGTTTCTAGATGAAGTGAGTACTATGAGTCAACCAATGCAGGCAAAACTTTTGTTTGCCATTCAGGAAAAAAAATTCGAAAGAGTCGGCGGTCACGAAACCATTAATGCAGATGTGCGCATTGTGGCGGCCAGCAACAGGGATTTAAAGACTATGGTGAATACAGGTGAATTCCGGGAAGATTTATATTTCCGGTTAAATGTAGTTCCTATTGAAATGGTACCGCTGCGTCAGCGGCGAGAAGATATTCCTTTATTGGTAGACTTTATTTTAAATAGTGTCGCTATTGATAGCGAATGGCGTGTTGCCGAAGAAGCGATGGGACTACTGATGTCTCATAATTGGCCGGGAAATGTTCGAGAACTTGAGAATGTATTAAAACAGGCCTTAGCACTGGGAGAAGCGCCGGAAATAAAAAGTATGGATCTGCCTCCGGCACTGACTGCGAAGCAGGACCAGGCACTGGATTTTAAGCAGGGAGATTCTCTTGGGGAAATCTTAAATAGGGCAGAACGGCAAGTGATTATAGACACATTAGCCCGCTGCCAGTGGAAGCGTTCTCTTACGGCGCAAAAACTACGCATATCTCGCCGCAGTCTTTATAATAAACTGGAAAAGTTAAAGATATCGCCGGATCGGGAAAAAGAACGCCGACTGAGCAGCAGAAGCACAGTAAATTAG